A single window of Anaerocolumna chitinilytica DNA harbors:
- a CDS encoding ribose-phosphate pyrophosphokinase has product MTENTVKAPIAPLKILSLEGFRTMAEKVDKHISASRKLKEESFLNHHSFTGYYKDSYLVNAVVPRFSSGEAKGLLKESIHGSDLYILADISNHSLSYNLYDTPNCMSPDDHFQDLKRLIDACNGKARRITVILPFLYESRQDKRTILESLDCATALQELAEMGVKNIITFDAHDARVQNAIPLEGFDNFYTSYQFLQALLKTEDGLSIEKEDFMVISPDVGGMSRAVYYSNILSVDMGMFYKRRDYSVINDGKNPIIDHEFLGGNVEGKAVYIVDDMIASGESVLEVAAELKARKAKKVYVAATFGLFTSGFAKFDEAYENGVIDRVYTSNLIHTPSELMEKPYYTNVDISKYLSLIIDTLNHDSSVDGIMKSSELIKDQLADYRAKCKKNG; this is encoded by the coding sequence ATGACTGAAAATACGGTGAAAGCCCCTATAGCTCCATTGAAAATATTATCTTTAGAGGGTTTTCGTACCATGGCAGAAAAAGTTGACAAGCACATTTCTGCTTCCAGAAAACTAAAGGAAGAATCCTTTTTAAACCACCACTCTTTTACAGGGTATTATAAAGACAGCTACCTGGTTAATGCAGTTGTACCACGTTTTAGCTCCGGGGAGGCTAAGGGTTTACTGAAAGAAAGCATACACGGAAGTGACTTATATATTCTAGCAGATATCAGCAACCATTCTCTAAGCTATAACCTCTATGACACCCCAAACTGCATGTCACCGGATGACCATTTTCAGGATTTAAAGCGCCTGATCGACGCCTGCAATGGAAAAGCAAGAAGGATTACTGTTATACTTCCCTTTCTATATGAGAGCCGTCAGGATAAGAGAACTATCTTAGAGTCTCTTGATTGCGCTACCGCTTTACAAGAGTTAGCAGAGATGGGTGTAAAAAATATCATAACCTTTGATGCCCATGATGCCCGCGTTCAGAATGCAATTCCCTTAGAAGGCTTTGATAATTTCTATACTTCTTATCAATTCTTACAGGCATTGCTTAAAACAGAGGATGGCCTTTCCATTGAAAAGGAAGACTTTATGGTTATTAGCCCTGATGTAGGAGGTATGTCACGAGCAGTCTACTACTCCAATATTTTAAGCGTTGATATGGGAATGTTTTATAAAAGAAGAGATTACAGCGTTATTAATGATGGTAAAAACCCTATAATTGACCATGAGTTCCTTGGAGGAAATGTAGAAGGTAAAGCGGTTTATATTGTAGATGATATGATTGCCTCCGGTGAAAGTGTTTTGGAAGTAGCAGCTGAATTAAAGGCTAGAAAAGCGAAGAAAGTATATGTTGCTGCAACCTTCGGTCTTTTTACCAGCGGTTTTGCAAAATTTGATGAAGCCTATGAGAATGGCGTGATAGACAGAGTTTATACCAGCAACCTTATACATACACCCTCGGAGCTGATGGAAAAACCCTATTATACGAACGTAGATATCAGTAAATATCTCTCCCTTATCATAGATACCCTCAACCACGACAGTTCCGTTGACGGTATCATGAAATCCAGCGAGCTGATAAAAGATCAACTGGCTGACTACAGGGCGAAATGTAAGAAGAACGGTTAG
- the pgeF gene encoding peptidoglycan editing factor PgeF, protein MFKDNENVILHTDRKTPFLTFSALSDIPFIKHGFTTRLGGVSEGYYESLNLSYSVGDEKEKVDENYIRICESLEIPYKDVVATHQVHKTNVRLIKEQDKGKGLYLPRDYEEIDGLITNEKCIPLATFYADCVPLYFIDTRKKAIGLSHSGWRGTVGRMGLKTVEAMQKAFGSDPDDITALIGPSICRDCYEVSEEVAEEFRKEFSKELSDDYKEILTKNPAGRYQLDLWEANRIVLKSAGLKESNIHVSGLCTCCHNDLLYSHRASKGKRGTLAAFLMIN, encoded by the coding sequence TTGTTTAAAGACAACGAAAATGTAATACTGCATACGGATAGAAAGACCCCTTTTTTAACTTTTTCAGCCTTATCTGATATCCCTTTTATTAAACATGGCTTTACCACAAGGCTTGGAGGTGTCAGTGAGGGATATTATGAATCTTTAAATCTATCATACTCTGTAGGCGATGAGAAAGAAAAAGTAGATGAAAATTATATAAGAATCTGTGAAAGCCTGGAGATTCCCTATAAAGACGTAGTAGCGACTCATCAGGTACATAAGACCAACGTAAGACTTATAAAAGAACAAGACAAAGGGAAGGGGCTTTACCTGCCAAGAGATTATGAAGAAATTGATGGTTTAATAACCAATGAAAAGTGTATACCTCTTGCGACCTTTTATGCAGATTGCGTTCCCCTTTATTTTATAGATACCAGAAAGAAAGCCATTGGGTTAAGTCATTCCGGGTGGAGAGGTACAGTAGGCAGAATGGGCTTAAAGACAGTAGAAGCAATGCAGAAAGCTTTTGGCTCTGATCCGGATGATATTACCGCTCTGATTGGACCGTCCATTTGTAGAGACTGTTATGAAGTCAGTGAAGAAGTGGCAGAAGAGTTTAGAAAGGAATTTTCGAAGGAACTCAGTGATGATTATAAAGAAATCCTCACTAAAAATCCAGCCGGCAGATACCAGCTGGATTTGTGGGAAGCAAATCGTATTGTTCTTAAATCGGCAGGACTTAAAGAAAGTAACATTCATGTTAGCGGATTATGTACCTGCTGTCATAATGACTTACTATACTCTCATCGTGCATCAAAAGGAAAACGAGGAACATTAGCCGCCTTTTTAATGATAAACTAA
- a CDS encoding YraN family protein, producing the protein MYNKRTIGNEKEQKAAAYLTSIGYEVLAANFYTRFGEIDLIAKEQEVLVFIEVKYRKDLQSGSPFESVDGRKIKNICRAARYYMYSNGIPEDVPCRFDVIGIVDEEIILIRNAFDTQF; encoded by the coding sequence ATGTATAATAAAAGAACCATAGGAAATGAAAAGGAACAAAAGGCGGCAGCATATCTTACTTCTATTGGTTATGAGGTGCTGGCTGCCAATTTTTATACCAGGTTTGGAGAAATCGATCTGATTGCAAAAGAGCAGGAGGTACTTGTTTTTATTGAAGTAAAATACCGTAAAGATTTACAAAGCGGTTCTCCTTTCGAATCGGTGGATGGCAGAAAAATTAAAAATATTTGCAGAGCTGCCAGATATTATATGTATAGTAATGGTATACCTGAGGATGTTCCCTGTCGTTTTGATGTGATTGGTATCGTGGATGAGGAAATAATACTGATACGTAACGCCTTTGACACTCAATTTTGA
- a CDS encoding EscU/YscU/HrcU family type III secretion system export apparatus switch protein: protein MGKKENAADKLLDSQNFKAKTAVALGYNTEDAAPRIIATGKGYLADKIVKGAKENQIPVHEDSRLAASLSKLDLGDYIPPELYQIVSDIMIFVDDMDRIKAKFDK from the coding sequence GTGGGAAAAAAAGAAAATGCTGCTGATAAACTTTTAGACAGCCAAAACTTTAAGGCTAAAACAGCTGTTGCCCTCGGTTATAACACAGAGGATGCTGCGCCTAGAATCATAGCTACCGGAAAGGGTTATCTTGCAGACAAGATTGTAAAAGGAGCCAAAGAGAATCAAATACCCGTACACGAAGACAGCAGGTTAGCTGCCAGTTTATCGAAACTCGATCTTGGTGATTATATTCCGCCTGAACTTTACCAGATTGTCTCAGATATCATGATTTTTGTAGATGATATGGACCGAATTAAGGCAAAGTTTGATAAATAG
- a CDS encoding ribonuclease HII, with the protein MEMSIKAIKGEFLLAKEEDVADIIIKYQDDTRAGVKSLIEKAKKQQSAKDSERQRIYEMTSYERTYGEYSYICGIDEVGRGPLAGPVMAAAVILPKNCDILYINDSKQLSEKMREKLFDEIMEKALAVGVGSIPPARIDEINILQATYEAMRQAIGNLKITPDILLNDAVTIPQVNIKQVPIIKGDAKSVSIAAASIIAKVTRDRIMMAYDKIFPAYGFASNKGYGSEEHVKALKLYGPTLLHRRSFIKNFLD; encoded by the coding sequence ATGGAGATGAGCATAAAGGCGATTAAAGGTGAATTTCTTCTGGCGAAAGAGGAAGATGTAGCCGATATAATTATTAAATACCAGGATGACACCAGAGCAGGAGTTAAGAGCCTGATTGAGAAAGCAAAGAAGCAGCAAAGCGCTAAGGATTCTGAGAGGCAAAGAATATATGAAATGACTTCTTATGAAAGAACTTATGGTGAATATTCCTATATCTGCGGTATTGATGAAGTGGGCAGGGGACCATTAGCAGGTCCGGTAATGGCGGCAGCTGTTATTTTACCAAAGAATTGCGATATTTTATACATCAACGATTCCAAACAATTGTCAGAGAAGATGAGAGAAAAGCTCTTTGATGAGATAATGGAAAAAGCTTTAGCAGTGGGAGTAGGCTCCATACCGCCTGCAAGGATAGATGAAATAAATATCTTGCAGGCGACTTATGAAGCGATGCGCCAAGCTATCGGAAATTTAAAGATTACACCGGATATCCTGCTGAATGATGCAGTCACTATTCCACAGGTAAATATAAAGCAGGTTCCTATTATCAAAGGGGATGCTAAAAGTGTATCCATTGCAGCCGCCAGTATTATTGCTAAGGTAACGAGGGACCGGATTATGATGGCTTATGATAAGATATTTCCGGCATATGGTTTTGCTTCGAATAAAGGTTATGGTTCAGAAGAGCATGTAAAAGCTTTAAAGTTATACGGACCGACGCTGCTACATAGAAGAAGTTTTATTAAGAATTTTTTGGACTGA
- the ylqF gene encoding ribosome biogenesis GTPase YlqF → MHFQWYPGHMSKAKRMMQEDMKLIDVVIELVDARIPLSSKNPDINQMAGSKSRVILLNKSDLADDNQNLKWKEYFEKQGYIAVLVNSKKGDGVRKVNDAVVEACKAKIERDRKKGILNRPLRAMVVGIPNVGKSTFINSISGKAAAKTGNKPGVTKGKQWIKLNKSIELLDTPGILWPKFEDQKVGLHLALIGSIKEEILNSYDLGIALIGFLTKNYKGALEQRYGIIETESVDENLSAIAKKRGCLLKGGELDLERAASFLVDDLRNAKLGKITLQFPAESTADTNIQEEKIDSDVIMNQE, encoded by the coding sequence ATGCATTTTCAATGGTATCCAGGTCATATGTCAAAAGCAAAACGAATGATGCAGGAGGACATGAAACTAATTGACGTAGTCATTGAGTTAGTAGATGCTCGTATTCCACTCAGCAGCAAAAATCCGGATATTAATCAGATGGCCGGGAGCAAATCCAGGGTTATCCTTTTGAATAAAAGTGATTTGGCGGACGATAATCAGAACCTTAAATGGAAAGAATACTTTGAAAAACAGGGTTATATCGCCGTCCTGGTTAATTCTAAAAAGGGAGATGGAGTCCGCAAAGTAAATGATGCGGTAGTGGAAGCCTGTAAAGCTAAGATTGAAAGAGACAGGAAGAAAGGTATTCTAAACCGTCCTTTGCGTGCAATGGTAGTAGGTATACCCAATGTAGGAAAATCGACCTTTATTAACAGCATTTCTGGTAAAGCAGCTGCGAAAACCGGCAATAAACCTGGTGTTACAAAAGGAAAGCAATGGATTAAGCTAAATAAATCTATAGAACTCCTTGATACCCCAGGTATACTGTGGCCAAAATTTGAGGATCAAAAGGTAGGCTTACATCTGGCTCTTATTGGTTCGATAAAGGAAGAAATTTTAAACAGCTATGATTTAGGGATTGCCTTGATAGGTTTCTTGACAAAGAATTATAAAGGGGCATTGGAGCAACGCTATGGTATTATAGAAACAGAGAGCGTTGACGAGAATTTAAGTGCAATCGCCAAGAAACGCGGATGCCTGTTAAAGGGCGGAGAATTGGATCTTGAAAGAGCGGCTAGTTTTCTGGTAGATGATTTACGAAATGCCAAACTTGGTAAAATAACATTGCAGTTTCCGGCAGAATCGACTGCCGATACTAACATACAGGAAGAGAAAATAGATTCTGATGTTATAATGAATCAAGAATAA
- the lepB gene encoding signal peptidase I, with protein sequence MRYDFEKEDKGPVIKKVVISLIIWFIEIAVVVGLAYFVANYALEKTVATGQSMENTLMDHDKILINKFAYVFHKPKRFDVIVFKQSDKEHSYLNIKRVIGLPGETVQIKNGKIYINNELLKEQIAIDDIENAGLAEDEIKLDENEYFVLGDNRNNSEDSRFANIGNIVSGDIIGKAWIRENGFSFINKLNIRKEE encoded by the coding sequence ATGAGGTATGATTTTGAAAAAGAGGATAAAGGTCCAGTTATAAAAAAAGTCGTTATATCCTTAATCATATGGTTTATTGAAATTGCAGTGGTTGTTGGACTAGCTTATTTTGTGGCGAATTATGCTCTGGAGAAAACGGTAGCTACAGGTCAGTCCATGGAAAATACACTGATGGATCATGATAAAATACTTATAAATAAATTTGCTTATGTCTTTCATAAACCCAAACGTTTTGATGTTATTGTATTTAAGCAGTCTGATAAAGAACATAGCTATTTAAATATCAAAAGAGTTATTGGGCTTCCCGGTGAAACCGTCCAGATAAAGAACGGTAAAATTTATATTAACAATGAACTGCTAAAAGAGCAGATAGCAATAGATGATATTGAGAATGCAGGTTTAGCGGAAGATGAAATTAAATTAGACGAGAATGAATACTTCGTGCTGGGGGATAACCGTAATAATAGTGAGGACAGCAGATTTGCCAATATAGGGAATATAGTTTCCGGAGATATCATCGGAAAAGCCTGGATTAGAGAAAATGGTTTTTCCTTTATAAATAAATTAAACATCAGGAAGGAGGAATAA
- the rplS gene encoding 50S ribosomal protein L19 — protein sequence MNNIIKEIEAAQLKSEIADFNVGDTVKVYAKVKEGNRERTQVFEGTVLKRQNGGARETFTVRKSSNGIGVEKTWPLHSPSVEKIEVIRHGKVRRAKLNYLRSRVGKKAKVKEIVK from the coding sequence ATGAATAATATTATTAAAGAAATCGAAGCTGCTCAGCTTAAGAGTGAAATTGCTGATTTCAACGTAGGCGATACTGTAAAAGTATACGCTAAAGTAAAAGAAGGTAACCGTGAAAGAACACAGGTTTTCGAAGGAACTGTTTTAAAGAGACAAAACGGTGGCGCCAGAGAAACATTTACCGTAAGAAAATCTTCTAACGGTATTGGTGTTGAAAAGACTTGGCCCCTGCACTCCCCCAGTGTTGAGAAGATTGAAGTTATCAGACACGGTAAGGTTAGAAGAGCTAAGTTAAATTATTTACGTAGTAGAGTAGGTAAGAAGGCTAAAGTTAAAGAAATCGTAAAATAA
- the trmD gene encoding tRNA (guanosine(37)-N1)-methyltransferase TrmD has protein sequence MNFHVMTLFPEMITQGLSASITGRALDKGILKLNTVDIRDFSENKHNRVDDYPYGGGAGMVMAPGPVVRAYRSIKEQVTENSDSKSLRVIYLTPQGKVFNQSMAEELAAEEDLIFLCGHYEGIDERALDMIVTDNVSIGDYVLTGGELPAMVMMDAISRLVPGVLNNETSAEFETFQDNLLEYPQYTRPEEFEGKKVPEVLLSGHHGKIDEWRREQSLIRTVKNRPDLLENAILTEKDKKYLLQITKNL, from the coding sequence ATGAATTTTCACGTAATGACATTATTTCCTGAGATGATAACACAGGGATTATCTGCCAGTATTACCGGCAGGGCTTTGGATAAAGGAATACTAAAACTAAATACTGTAGATATCAGAGATTTTTCTGAAAATAAGCATAATCGTGTGGATGATTACCCTTATGGAGGCGGTGCCGGAATGGTTATGGCTCCGGGACCGGTGGTAAGAGCTTATCGGTCAATAAAAGAACAGGTAACAGAAAATTCAGACAGTAAATCTCTCAGAGTAATTTATCTCACTCCCCAGGGGAAAGTTTTTAACCAATCTATGGCGGAGGAACTGGCAGCAGAGGAAGATTTGATATTCCTATGCGGGCATTACGAAGGTATTGATGAGAGAGCCTTAGATATGATAGTGACAGATAATGTATCCATCGGTGATTATGTATTAACCGGAGGAGAACTTCCTGCCATGGTTATGATGGATGCTATCAGCAGACTGGTGCCAGGAGTTTTAAACAATGAAACCTCCGCTGAATTTGAAACATTTCAGGACAATCTGCTGGAATATCCTCAATATACCAGGCCAGAGGAGTTCGAAGGGAAGAAAGTACCTGAAGTACTTTTATCCGGTCATCATGGGAAAATAGATGAGTGGAGAAGGGAACAATCCCTTATAAGAACTGTTAAAAACAGGCCGGATTTATTAGAAAATGCGATTTTAACAGAGAAGGATAAAAAATATTTGCTTCAAATTACAAAAAATTTGTAG
- the rimM gene encoding ribosome maturation factor RimM (Essential for efficient processing of 16S rRNA) produces MENYLRVGIITATHGIKGEVKVYPTTDDMGRFKKLKQVYLDTGKEYLELEISGVKFFKQWAILKFKGIDNINDIEKYKGHDLLVTRENAVELEENEFFICDILDSQVVTDEGEELGILTDVMATGANDVYVVTRKDGSEVLLPSIKECILEVDPENKKILVHLMPGLI; encoded by the coding sequence ATGGAAAATTATTTAAGAGTAGGTATCATTACAGCAACCCACGGAATCAAAGGGGAAGTCAAAGTATATCCAACAACAGATGATATGGGACGTTTTAAGAAATTAAAACAAGTGTATTTAGACACTGGAAAAGAATATTTGGAACTTGAGATTTCAGGGGTTAAATTTTTTAAACAATGGGCTATTCTGAAGTTCAAGGGAATTGATAATATAAATGATATTGAAAAATACAAGGGACATGATCTTTTGGTAACAAGAGAAAATGCAGTTGAATTAGAGGAAAATGAATTTTTTATCTGCGATATATTGGATTCTCAGGTCGTTACAGATGAAGGAGAAGAGCTTGGTATCTTAACCGATGTTATGGCTACCGGTGCTAATGATGTCTATGTAGTAACAAGAAAGGATGGAAGTGAAGTTCTGCTACCTTCCATTAAAGAATGTATACTGGAAGTGGATCCTGAAAACAAGAAAATACTCGTGCATTTAATGCCCGGTTTGATTTAG
- a CDS encoding KH domain-containing protein: MKELVKVIATSLVDHPEEVVVTEKETDQSIIVELKVAPEDMGKVIGKQGRIAKSIRTVVKAAAAKDDKKVVVEILQ; this comes from the coding sequence ATGAAAGAATTAGTTAAAGTAATTGCTACATCACTCGTTGATCACCCAGAAGAAGTTGTTGTAACAGAAAAGGAAACCGACCAGTCCATTATTGTGGAGTTAAAGGTTGCACCTGAGGACATGGGGAAGGTCATCGGCAAGCAAGGCCGAATTGCAAAATCCATTCGTACCGTTGTAAAAGCAGCAGCTGCAAAGGATGATAAAAAGGTAGTTGTTGAAATACTTCAATAA
- the rpsP gene encoding 30S ribosomal protein S16, with amino-acid sequence MAVKIRLRRMGQKKAPFYRIVVSDSRSPRDGRFIEELGTYDPTKEPNAFKVNEEAAKKWLQNGAQPTETVGNLFKKAGITK; translated from the coding sequence ATGGCAGTTAAGATCAGATTAAGAAGAATGGGTCAGAAAAAGGCTCCTTTTTATAGAATCGTAGTTTCAGATTCCAGGTCTCCTAGAGACGGAAGATTTATCGAAGAACTCGGTACTTATGATCCTACAAAAGAACCCAATGCTTTTAAGGTAAACGAGGAAGCAGCAAAGAAGTGGTTACAGAACGGTGCCCAGCCTACTGAAACAGTTGGCAATTTATTTAAAAAAGCAGGAATTACAAAATAA